The genome window GCGCGCCGACCCCGACCCCGACCCCGATCAGCAGCGCCGCCGCGGCACCGGTGAACGCCAGCTCGGCGGTGCCGTGCACGGCGAACGACATCTTGCGCGCCACCACCAGCGGGGCCAGGACCCCGGAGACCAGGCCGAGCGCGGCGGCGGCCAGCAGGGCCTGCTGGACGAACGGGTAGCCGAGCAGGCTCGACGTCGTCTCGAAGTCGAACAGCTTGCCCATCGCGTCGATCAGAGTGTTCACGCCTGTTCCGCCTCGTGCACGTGGCAGCCTTCCTCGTCGACGCCGCTGACGACCAGCCTGCCGCCGACCCTGGCCACCTCGATCCTGGTCCCGTAGAGCTCGGAGAGCGTCTCGGAGTTCATGACCTCGTCCGGGGTGCCGATCCGGAAACGCCCGTCGACCAGGTACAGGACCCGGTCGACCAGCGGCAGCACCGGGTTCAGCTCGTGGGTGACGAACAGGACCGCCGCCCCGGCGTCCCGCGCCTGCTGGGAGATGAGCCTGCTGACCTTGCGCTGGTGCGAGATGTCGAGCGAGAGCAGCGGCTCGTCGCACAGCAGCACCGCAGGGTCGCTCACCAGGGCCTGGGCCACCCGCAACCGCTGCTGCTCCCCGCCGGAGAGCAGCCCGAGCGGCATCTTGGCGTAGGCGGTGGCATCGACCGCGCGCAGCGCGTCGTCGACCCGCCGCCCGCGCTCGCGGCGCTGCCGGATGCCCATGCCCCAGTGGTGGCCGTCGAGCCCGAAGCCCACCAGGTCCCGTCCGCGGACGGTGAGGGTCGCGTCCACC of Saccharopolyspora erythraea contains these proteins:
- a CDS encoding metal ABC transporter ATP-binding protein, translated to MTAESDARHTGKDSTAVADRAPHRAPAVRLRGAQLSYGARMLWDGLDLDVEPGEFLAVLGPNGSGKTSLLRVLLGLQPLSSGSVEVAGAPAHRGSARIGYIPQQRAVDATLTVRGRDLVGFGLDGHHWGMGIRQRRERGRRVDDALRAVDATAYAKMPLGLLSGGEQQRLRVAQALVSDPAVLLCDEPLLSLDISHQRKVSRLISQQARDAGAAVLFVTHELNPVLPLVDRVLYLVDGRFRIGTPDEVMNSETLSELYGTRIEVARVGGRLVVSGVDEEGCHVHEAEQA